The following is a genomic window from Manihot esculenta cultivar AM560-2 chromosome 9, M.esculenta_v8, whole genome shotgun sequence.
aaaaatagagtctaaatttgagtctcaattaaaattaattaaaagaaaaattggaGTTTTAGTTCATGACTATTAACAAGCTTATTAAGAGGAGTAGGGTTGGGGAATTCAATTTAAAGCCGCACGTGGAAAGGGACAAGGCAGCTACCGTCCCCGGTTCCCTTGAGAAAACGACGACATGAGTCAAACGGTCAAAGATTCGGCCAGCCTGGCCAATCTACTTGACTAGCATCAGCTACTCCCTCTGCGGATCCGACAAACTATATAAACAACGGTGCtactaattaaaatttctcGATTGGtactataatttattattttcaaaaagaaattcgattaaatttttgtagttttacttaataaaaataattttaattcattttttagcaagtaataaataaaattacaatactaaatattatttttataatgataaattatttcattttatttcaatttaaaaaaattacttttaatttttgatattcaaactttaaatatactaatattttttttcaaaaatatttataaattaaattattcatatttattttttataataactttttaataataattaataataactatttgtatttattttttatttatacaaatgaaattatatattaaattttaaatttttggaaaaaataaattttaaatttttagaaaaaaaatgatattaataatggttaaattatttaatattttcataaattatttaaatataaaaatataaattttttaaaaaataaatttaataaattatgagttgaattaactttttaaaaataaataataaatatagataaaattaaatagtatttatgTGGATAATAGATTAAatcattcaaattaaaaaaaattaaaaaaaaaaaattcagtcaacttgtaaaattttatttataaaaattttctccAATTAATTTTgactttcaatttaaaaattttatctttaatatttatattaataatttttttttcaaaaaatatataaaattaaatattttgctaaaaaattgaaattaggcACTCCTTATTTAAATTTCTAGATCCTTCTcaatatattatttagtattttacaAATTGGACTTATTTAatccttaaaaaaatatatatgaatttaattaaaattatttttattttgtttttgataatcatagaaaaaaaaaacattattgaattattatatACTATGATTGTATTTTAAAACCAATCACCTATTGAATTTTTGTTTTCACTTTGCTAACCGCTGTGAAAGAAtgtaatttaattcgatttcatatattaatttattaaataaatcataATTTATAAGTAAACTTTCAAAATAAAACCAATCATACtaaacttaataaaatttaccaTACAACAAGccaaataacaataatttaacaataaattgaagcaaataaaaaatctaaataaaataaattataaaaataaaaattaattttgctaTTAAACTATATAGTAGGATTAAAAATAAGGTAAAAAGATTATTAAACTATACAGTAAGGTTAAATATGTTTAgtataaatttattcatatacaCCGACAGACTACCATTAATATGCTACGGATGACCTTTCTCAATCTTTCATTTTCTGGTCTACTCACCTTTTTTATTTACAACTATGTGCCAGAAAATGCCTAGTATTTGTGGGGTTCAGTTTTGGTCACCTGGACTTTTCAttctttaatcttttatttttattttattgtcaatttcaataatataacaCATTCTAacgaaattaaatattttaataaatattccaTCTCTATATACCAATCAAAaagatttaagaaaaaaaactcaaaaaaattaatattttttaaataaatatctttggataaataagaaaattaatattaaaattaggaGAAAAGTACAAAATTTACATAATTATGGAATTAATGTACCTAGAGAAAAACGGTAAAAAAGAAAGATTCCATCAAATATTTAGATTGAacctccaaatcatgacaaatttGAAGGGTAAATTAGTCATTTTAGAATTTCATATTAATGCACCAAATTCTTAGGAGAACACAGACCGTTGGATCTACCACATCATAGAAATAATCCAATCTCTATCACCACAAATATTGGAAGATACCCCACAATCACACGTATGCCTCTCCAAAATTTTGCTATAAATAGGTAGCCTTTATCAGCCAGAAGATGTCCAAAAATATTGAGGGCTAACACCAAGCACAGTTGCACTACAGTAACTCTCTCAAATCATACCTTCAAAGATGGAATCTCCGGTGCCGGAATCCGGTAACAACAACCCAGAAATGCAGAACAAGATTATCATCGATGTATTATACAAGGCAATAGCACAAGGTCACATGGATGAAGTGGCTAAGTTTCTATCAAGTGACCTGGAGTGGTGGTTCCATGGACCTCCACGGTGTCAACACATGATGAGGGTGCTGACCGGCAAGTCGAGCCACAATGAGTTCAGGTTCGAGCCAAGAAGCATAGAGGTTATTGGGGAATGTGTGATTGCAGAGGGATGGGAAGGTGCACAAGTGTATTGGGTTCACGTATGGACCTTGGAAGATGGTGTTATTACACACTTTAGAGAGTATTTTAACACATGGCTCACGGTGAAGGGAATTAGCCCAAGTCGCTGGGAAACTGGGATAGGGAGGCGCCGCCCCACCTTGTGGCAAAGCCAACCCAGAGATCTTTTCAGCCGTTCGCTGCCTGGCCTACTTCTGGCTATTTAGAGAGCCTGTGCATGGTTGCTGGGTTAATTACCTGTAAAACTGTGATGAAAATGGAAATTTGTATAGtatattttatatgtatatgtgGTTGAACGTGTAGTAGTCGGTCAAGAAAAatgcattttaaaattttttttaacacttAACGGCTACTCTTTTAACAATATTCttcaaataatttgaattaagcatgcgaataaaaaaatacaatataatatatcctagaaaaatatattcttaTCAAAAGAATATAtgtctatttataaaatatagtacTATGAAATCTTTCCTTAGCAATAGAATATACCTCATATTACTTTTTACAAACAGGGGAAGAGGTTCCTTCTTTCTCTATATTCTCTTAGCACTTGTCCATctaaattactattattattattattagttacaAACTTAAGATCGTGACTAGGGATGGCAGGCGGGCGGGTTTtcacgggtacccgatccgcccaaaccctattaggacggatttgggtttttacaaaacggatttgggcggattcgggtttgaaaaattttacccgtctcggattcgggtagggttcgggattaggtgatcggatacccgttacccgaatCCGATTAACtatactaacaaaactaaccataatccctaatttattttttcattttactctttCTCTCTTAGTCTATGTCTCTCTCTCCCTCGCTTCCCTTCCCATAGTTCTCAGTCACGCCTCTCCCCTACTTTACTGACgactgccggcagcccagtcgtcaccggcgacgtctcctttctctccccagtcgaccccagtcgacgataaatcttctctctcccccGTCAGCAATATctcattctctctctccagcGGCAACATCTCCGACTTTCCAGTTGAAGACAACTCTTCTCTCTGCCCGGTCGGCGTCgacgatatctccttctctctccccagtcggGTGAAATCTACTCTTTTCGATTTACGCTTCTCTCCCCGCACTTCACTGACGCTAGAGACAACCCTTCTCTCCTCAATCGGCGACATCTGCTTTGACTAGAACTCTCTTCAGGTTTCAAGatcttttatgtgtatgttcttaaagaattttataatttatgaactattaatctgattatttggatatgttaaaaaatttaattatttgctatttgattaatataatactgttaatttttaaaatttatggacaattaatctaattatttgattataaatcattatttgctGGATTGCTGAGTTGCTGGTTCTTGTCATTGAACATTTCTCCTCCTACTGGGTTGTGCAACTGTTAGATAGTTTATTTGGTTTtgtcattgaattgaattaaaaaaattatttgctgAGTTGCTGGTTTGTATCGGGTTCGGGTATTGTGCGGGTATTATTAAACGGGTTTGAGACGGGTTcggatagtaaaattaaaatattaaacggaTTTAGGACGGGTTCGGAAATTGtatatataa
Proteins encoded in this region:
- the LOC110623703 gene encoding wound-induced protein 1, which produces MESPVPESGNNNPEMQNKIIIDVLYKAIAQGHMDEVAKFLSSDLEWWFHGPPRCQHMMRVLTGKSSHNEFRFEPRSIEVIGECVIAEGWEGAQVYWVHVWTLEDGVITHFREYFNTWLTVKGISPSRWETGIGRRRPTLWQSQPRDLFSRSLPGLLLAI